From Nocardioides faecalis:
GCGGCGCACCCGCTCGGCGTCCTCGAGCAGCTCGAGGACCTGCTCGTAGTGGCGGGCCGCCTCGTCGGGCCCGCCCACCGCCATGGCCTCGTCGCCGGCCGCGATGCCGGCACCGACCGCGCGGTCGAGGTCGTTGGCGCGCCGCGCGTGCAGCGCGAGCTCGGCGGCGGTGCCGAGGCCGCCGTCGGCGAGCGCGGCGACGTAACGGGCGTGGATGCGGACCCGCTCGCCGGGCAGCAGGTCGTCGTACACGGCCTCGCCGAGCAGGGCGTGCCGGAAGGAGTACCGCTCGCCGACGGCCTCCAGCAGGTTCATCTCGACGGCTTGGCGCACGCCGGCGTCGAAGGCGGCCTCGTCGACGCCGCTGGCCGCGAGCAGCAGCTCGTGGGAGACCCGGCGCCCGGCGACGCTGGCCACCCGGACCACCTCGCGGGCGGCGTCGCTGAGCCGGTCGAGGCGCACCAGCAGCAGGTCGGCGAGGTCGGCGGGCAGGTCGTCGACGGGGCAGCCGGCACAGACGAGCTCCTCGACGAAGAACGCGTTGCCCTCGGCCCGGTCGACGATCCGGCTCACCGCGGGGTCGTCGAGGAGCCGGCGGCCCTCGGAGAGCTCGCGGATCAGCTGCCGCACGGCGCGCTCGGGCAGCGGCGCGAGAGCGACTCGGCTCACCGGCGCCATCCGGGTCCACTCGGCGACCTGGCGGCGCAGCGGGTGACGGCGGTGCAGGTCGTCGGAGCGGTACGACGCCACGACCGCCACCGGGTGCGCGAAGGGCCGGCCGAACAGGTAGCCGAGCATGTCGCGGGTCGACTGGTCCGCCCAGTGCAGGTCCTCGACGACCAGCAGCACCGGCGCCTGCTCGGCGGCGCACTCCAGCAGCGCGTGCATGGCGGCGAACAGGTCCCGGCGGTCGGTGGCCTGCGGCGCGTCGGCGTCGGCGCCCTCCTCGCTGCCGCGGGTGCGACGGCCGGGTTGCAGCCGGCCGAGCGCGGGATGCTCGACGGCGACGGCCTCGACCAGGTCCGGGGCGCCGGCCGCCAGCCGGCCGATGACCTCGCTGAACGGCAGGTAGGGCAGCGCGCTGTCACCGAAGTCCAGGCAGTGACCGGCGAGCACCTGCCAGTCGCGGTCGACGGCGCGGTCGTGCAGCGCCCGCAGCAGCCGGGTCTTCCCGACGCCGGCGTCGCCGGACAGCAGCAGCACGTGCCGGCCGGCCCCGCCCGCGGCGGCCCGGGCGGCGTCGTCGAGCAGGCCGGCCAGCTCGTCGAGCTCGCTGTCCCGGCCGATCATCCGGGGACTGCTGTGGGTCACGCCATCATCATGACGTCCGGCACCGACGTCGCTCCAGCACCCCGTCCGGGGCGCACCGCCGTGCTCAGCGGAGGTGGCGGGGGCGAGCGGGGTCGGTGGCAGCGAGGCGTCGCAACCAGTCCGACCGGCTGCGACCGCCGCGGCTGGCGGCCACCTCGCGTGCGATGCGCTGGCGGCGGTACTGGTACTCGGCGTTGTTCAGGTAGTTCGTCATGGCGTAGACGATCCGCCTCTGAGGTAGGCCGGGGCATCGGGCGAGTGCCCTATCTGTGCCGGGCAGGTGCGGAGAGCGGCAGGCAGGACAGGGACAGGCACCACCTAGGACACCCGGCTGCGGAATCAGCGAATCTTCACAGGGGTGGGAAAATCGACGGGTGGACTTCTCCGAGGTGGTACGACGTCGCCGGATGACGCGCGCCTACACCTCGGACCCGGTCGACCTCCGGATCGTGGAGCGGGCGCTCGCCCACGCCACCCGCGCTCCCAGCGCGGGGTTCTCCCAGGGCTGGGCGTTCCTGGTGCTGGACACCCCGGAGTCGGTCGCGGGGTTCTGGGCGGCGCAGACCGACGAGGCCGCGCGGGCGAACCCGGACCGCTGGCTGGCCGGGATGATGTCGGCCCCGGTCGTCGTGGTGCCGTGCAGCCGGCGTGAGGCCTACCTGGACCGCTACGCGGAGGCGGACAAGACGCGGGCCGGGCTCGGCGGGCACGACGAGAGCCGGTGGGCGATGCCGTACTGGCACCTGGACACGGCGATGGCGTCGCTGCTGATCCTGCAGTCGGTCACCGACGCCGGGCTCGGTGCCTGCTTCTTCGGGCTCGTGCCCGACCGGGTGGGTGCGCTCAAGGAGCACCTCGGCCTCGTCGACACCGCTGAGGCCCAAGCCCCGCACCCGATCGGCGCGATCACGATCGGGCACCCGGCACCGCGCGGCACGGGCGCTGCCGGGTCGGCGAGCCGGCGACGTCGTACGCCCTGGACGGAGGTGGCCCACCGCGGCCGCTGGGGCGCCGGCTGGCCGTCCACGTCCGAGCCCGCCGAGCACGCCCCGGACGGGGAGGAGCGCTGATGCGACCCGGCCCCGCGGTCACCCATCTCTCGCCCGAGGAGATCGGCGGCAACCAGGACGTGCTGCCCCGCGTGGCGCGGCTGCTGCGGCCCTACCGCGGCAAGATCGCGCTGGTCCTCGTCGCCGTACTGGTCTCGGCGGCACTGCAGTCGGTGGTGCCGTTCCTGGTCCGGGCGGTCTTCGACGACGCCCTGTTCCCGCTCGACGGCGGCGCGCCGCGGCTGGGTCTGCTGGGCTGGCTGGTGGCCGGCATGTGCGTGATCCCGGTCCTCACCGCGCTGATCGGGATCGGGCAGAACTGGCTGACCTCGACGGTGGGGCACGCGGCGATGGCCGACCTGCGCGGCGACCTCTTCGCCCACCTGCAGCGGATGGAGCTGGCGTTCTTCACCGCCACCAAGACCGGGGCGATCCAGTCCCGGCTGGCCAACGACGTGGCCGGGGTGCGCACGGTGCTCACCGACACCGCGACCACGATCGTGCAGAACACGGTGACGGTGACCGCGGCGCTGGTGGCGATGGTGGTGCTGTCGTGGCAGCTGACGCTGCTGACGCTGGTGCTGATGCCGCTGTTCGTGGTGCTGCAGCTGCGGGTGGGTCGGCGCCGGCAGCGGCTGGCGCGGCGCACCCAGGAGTCGCTCTCGGAGATGACGGCGATCACCGAGGAGGCGCTCAGCGTCTCCGGGATCCTGCTGGCGAAGGTGTTCAACCGCTCCGCCTCCGAGGTCGAGCGCTACCGCGAGGCCAACCGGCGCCAGACCCGGCTGCAGGTCGAGCAGGCGATGACCGGGCGCACGTTCTTCGCGGTGGTGCAGACGTTCTTCGCGATCACCCCGGCCCTGATCTACCTGGCCGGCGGCTGGATCCTCACCGGCTCCCTGCCGGTGGGCGCGAGCGGAGGCGCCGATCTGACCGCGGGCACCCTGGTCGCCTTCACCACGTTGCAGGGCCGCCTGCAGATGCCGCTGATGCAGCTGATGCGGGTCACCCTCGACGTGCAGACCTCGCTGGCCCTGTTCCGCCGGATCTTCGAGTACCTCGACCTGGTCCCGGCGATCACCGAGCGCCCCGACGCGGTGCACCTCGACCCCGAGCGGCTGCGCGGGCGGGTGGAGCTGCGCGACGTGCGGTTCCGCTACCCCGAGCCGCGGGCGCTGACCGGCGGGGCGGAGCGGAGCCGGTTCACCGACGGTGCGCAGATGCCGGCGCCCGACCCGGAGAGCACCGGGGACGGCTGGGCGCTGGACGGCGTCTCGCTGGTCGTCGAGCCGGGGCAGCTGGCCGCGATCGTGGGTCCCTCGGGCAGCGGCAAGACCACGGCGACGTACCTGGTGCCGCGCTTCTACGACGTCACCGAGGGCGCGGTGCTCATCGACGGCCACGACGTGCGGGACCTGACGCTGTCCTCGCTGGCCGACGCCGTCGGCATGGTCACCCAGGAGCCCTACCTGTTCCACGGCACCATCCGCGACAACATCGCCTACGCCAAGCCGGACGCCAGCGCGGCCGAGATCGAGAAGGCCGCCCGCGAGGCGAACATCCACGAGCGGATCATGGGCTTCCCGCTCGGCTACGACACGATCACCGGGGAGCGCGGCTACCGGCTCTCGGGTGGGGAGAAGCAGCGGCTCGCGATCGCCCGGGTGCTGCTGAAGGACCCCGCGATCCTGATCCTGGACGAGGCGACCTCGGCGCTGGACACCGAGACCGAGCGGCTGGTGCAGGAGGCGCTGGACCGGGCCACCCGGTCGCGGACCACGATCGCGATCGCGCACCGGCTCTCCACGATCCGCGCCGCGGACGTGATCTTCGGCCTCGAGGACGGCCGGCTGGTCGAGCAGGGCACGCACGAGGTCCTGCTCGCCGCCGGCGGCCTCTACCGTCGCCTGTACGACGAGCAGTTCTCCCGTCCGCGGTCGCCGGATGCGCCGCGGGACGCGCGGCGCGCCGACGTGGCGCTGTAGCCGCGCTCAGGGCTCGATGAGCCCCGCCCGGATCGCGTACCGGGTCAGCTGGGTGCGGTCGTTCATCCCGAGCCGCGCCAGGATGCTCGAGCGGTGCTTCTCCACCGTCTTGACGCTGATCGAGAGCAGGTCGGCGATCTCCCGGGTGGACCTGCCCTCCGCGACCAGCTTGAGGACCTCGTCCTCGCGCGGGGTCAG
This genomic window contains:
- a CDS encoding nitroreductase family protein produces the protein MDFSEVVRRRRMTRAYTSDPVDLRIVERALAHATRAPSAGFSQGWAFLVLDTPESVAGFWAAQTDEAARANPDRWLAGMMSAPVVVVPCSRREAYLDRYAEADKTRAGLGGHDESRWAMPYWHLDTAMASLLILQSVTDAGLGACFFGLVPDRVGALKEHLGLVDTAEAQAPHPIGAITIGHPAPRGTGAAGSASRRRRTPWTEVAHRGRWGAGWPSTSEPAEHAPDGEER
- a CDS encoding ABC transporter ATP-binding protein, with amino-acid sequence MRPGPAVTHLSPEEIGGNQDVLPRVARLLRPYRGKIALVLVAVLVSAALQSVVPFLVRAVFDDALFPLDGGAPRLGLLGWLVAGMCVIPVLTALIGIGQNWLTSTVGHAAMADLRGDLFAHLQRMELAFFTATKTGAIQSRLANDVAGVRTVLTDTATTIVQNTVTVTAALVAMVVLSWQLTLLTLVLMPLFVVLQLRVGRRRQRLARRTQESLSEMTAITEEALSVSGILLAKVFNRSASEVERYREANRRQTRLQVEQAMTGRTFFAVVQTFFAITPALIYLAGGWILTGSLPVGASGGADLTAGTLVAFTTLQGRLQMPLMQLMRVTLDVQTSLALFRRIFEYLDLVPAITERPDAVHLDPERLRGRVELRDVRFRYPEPRALTGGAERSRFTDGAQMPAPDPESTGDGWALDGVSLVVEPGQLAAIVGPSGSGKTTATYLVPRFYDVTEGAVLIDGHDVRDLTLSSLADAVGMVTQEPYLFHGTIRDNIAYAKPDASAAEIEKAAREANIHERIMGFPLGYDTITGERGYRLSGGEKQRLAIARVLLKDPAILILDEATSALDTETERLVQEALDRATRSRTTIAIAHRLSTIRAADVIFGLEDGRLVEQGTHEVLLAAGGLYRRLYDEQFSRPRSPDAPRDARRADVAL